The DNA region GATTGCATGATATTGTACTTCTCCGAGATGTCCCTGATGGGTTTGAAGAACATCTGGATATAACTGATGAAGGCCACAAGGGATCCCAGGGTCAGCTCTTCCGCAATCACCTTTCCTCCCCCCCGCCAGATGATGAGGGCCACCGCGAGGGCCGAGAAGAGTTCCATCACAGGCATGAAGACCGCAAATATCCTGATCTGCTTCATGCCTGCCAGAAAGTTTTCGTGGTTAATGCGGGTGAAGGCCTCCATCTGGTTCTCCTCCCGGGTGAAGAGCTGGATGATCCGCATCCCGGAGATCCTCTCTTGCAGAAAGGCGTTGATCTTTGCCACGGCGGCCCTCAACTCTCTGAAGGCCTCGCGGGCGAGGGAACTGAAAAGAAGGGTGATTCCGAACAGGAAGGGAATCAGGAGAAAGCAGAGCAGGGCCAGGCGCCAGTTGAGGTAGAGCAATACGGCCAGGATGCCCGTGAGGATCAGGATATCCTTGAAAACGGTGATCGCCACGGATTTGAACATCTCGTTGAGGTTTTCGATATCATTGGTGACCCGGGTCACCAGCCGCCCCACGGGGTGGCGGTCAAAAAAGGTCAGGGCCTGGGATTGTATTCGATCGAAGAGTTCGATGCGGATATCCTGCATGATTCGTTGCACCGTTCTCTCGAGGAGGTAATACTCCCCGTACCCCAGGCCGAAGGACAACGCAAGAAACACTATCAGGATCAGGCTTACCTGGAGCACCCCCCGAAGGTCCTCTTTCCTCACCTTCATGCGCTCGGCCGGGAGGAGTTCCTTTAACATGTCCCTGGGCACGGCGAAGCTGCCGTCTTCCAATGCCCGGGCGGCCAGGCGTATCTTTGCGGATGAGATTTCACCGAAGGATTCGGCCGGGATCTTGTAATAGGGCCGTTGGGAGATCAGGCCCATTGAGCGGTACCGTTGGAGCAGGGCGGGATCCATTTTCTTGAGATCGGTTTGAGGAACGAGTCCCCAGGTTCCGTCCGGGCTTTTTGTGATCATTCGGTCATGCCTTGTAAAAAAGTCCCGGAGGGGTTTTTCACCTTTGAGTTTCCCGGTTTCCACCCGGTAGTACGCGGCGAGGATATAGTGATCGATGGCGATCTTGGACAAGTATGGAATCGCCAGGTCCAGGAGGGTGAGCAGGATCGCCATGAGCAGGGCGAGGGCCATGACCCCCTTGTAAGGGAAGGCATACCGGGCCAGCCGCCTGAGGAGCTTGACATCGTATGGTTTCCCCAGCCGATTCTCCTCCATATAACCGTAATCTCCGTGCATCGCCATCGGCTGTTCCGATCCCCCTTCCTTTATTCCTCCAGTTCCCTGGCCAATTGCTGTCTTTCGTAAAGCCGGGCGTATTCCTCGCCCCGGCGCAAGAGGGTCTCGTGATCCCCCTCCTCGATGATCCTGCCTTGATGAAAAACCACGATCCTGTCCGCGCGGCCGATGGTGGAAAGCCTGTGGGATACGAGGAGGGTGGTCTTGCCCTTCCTTTTTCCGAGGATCTCGGAAAGGATCCTCTCCTCCGTACGGGTGTCCACCATGGAGAGGGCATCATCCAGGATCAGGATGGGAGGATCCCCCAGGACCGCCCGGGCAATGGTCAGCCTTTGTTTTTGTCCTCCCGAAAGAGTGATCCCCCTTTCTCCCAGGAGCGTGTCCAGGCCCTGCTCCAGGGCCTGGAATTCTTCCAGGACCTGGGCCGTCCGAAGGGCGGATTCCAGTTCCCGGTCCGAAACGCCCTTTCGCCCGAAAAGGACATTATTCCGGACGGTATCGGAAAATACAAAGGCCTCCTGGGTCGCGAAGCCGATACTTCCCCTCAGAACCTTTAAGGGAATATCGCGGATGTCTTTTCCGTCGAGAAAAAGGGTCCCGGGGGGGACGTCGTAAAGGCGCGCGAGAAGGTGGAACAGGGTCGTTTTGCCCGAGCCCACCCTGCCGACCATTGCGATCGTCCGGCCTGCCGGGATCATCAGGTGGATCTCTCGAAGGGCGTCTTCCTTCTGGCCCGGGTAGCGAAAAGAGAGTCCCCTGAACTCGATTTGTCCCTTAATGGCGCCGGACTTTCGAATGGCTCCGATGTCCCGGATTTCCGGCTCCTCGTTCAGGATCCCGTTGATCCTCCGCATGGAGGCCGATCCCCTCTGGAGGAGGTTGGCAACCCATCCCAGGGCCATCATGGGCCAGGTGAGGAGGTTGAGGTAGCTGATGAAGGCCACGAAATCCCCGGTGCTGATGCGCCCCAGGATGGTGAGGCCTCCCCCCAGACCGATGACTATGGCCAGCCCCAGGTTGGTGAAGATCATCATCATGGGGAAGAACAGGGCATAAGTCCGGGCCAGTTTCATGTTCTCG from Deltaproteobacteria bacterium includes:
- a CDS encoding ABC transporter ATP-binding protein, whose product is MAMHGDYGYMEENRLGKPYDVKLLRRLARYAFPYKGVMALALLMAILLTLLDLAIPYLSKIAIDHYILAAYYRVETGKLKGEKPLRDFFTRHDRMITKSPDGTWGLVPQTDLKKMDPALLQRYRSMGLISQRPYYKIPAESFGEISSAKIRLAARALEDGSFAVPRDMLKELLPAERMKVRKEDLRGVLQVSLILIVFLALSFGLGYGEYYLLERTVQRIMQDIRIELFDRIQSQALTFFDRHPVGRLVTRVTNDIENLNEMFKSVAITVFKDILILTGILAVLLYLNWRLALLCFLLIPFLFGITLLFSSLAREAFRELRAAVAKINAFLQERISGMRIIQLFTREENQMEAFTRINHENFLAGMKQIRIFAVFMPVMELFSALAVALIIWRGGGKVIAEELTLGSLVAFISYIQMFFKPIRDISEKYNIMQSAMASTERIMEFMDHREEIPDPVHPRRPGKFKGHIEFRSVSFAYRDGRPVLKDISFEIKPGEMVALVGATGAGKTTVVNLIERFYDPGAGQVLLDGQDLREWSKVELRSRLGLVLQDVFIFSGSLEENISLGSKSISPEDINRAIRDANADRFIRRLPGGLQQEMGERGSNLSAGERQLLSFARALARSPGILILDEATSSVDPETERLIQEAISRMTRERTTLVVAHRLSTIRNADRILVMHRGQIKEQGTHEELMALRGLYYKLSRYRLV
- a CDS encoding ABC transporter ATP-binding protein, with the protein product MAIRKILHNFLPLKPYFSENRGALILGLASLVAVDFLQLLIPLVIKKAIDTLTAGTASTRLLLHFGGMIAVIALLMAFLRYLWRYLLIGLSRRIEEGLRNTLFSHLLTLSQSFYQRTKTGDVMARAINDINAVRMATGMGLVALTDGLVLGMAAIGFMLHISPLLTLISLIPAPVIILVTRGLTRRMSTGFERVQKTFGDLTEGVREAFSGIRVIKAYSREKWQYRKIRETGDRYVSENMKLARTYALFFPMMMIFTNLGLAIVIGLGGGLTILGRISTGDFVAFISYLNLLTWPMMALGWVANLLQRGSASMRRINGILNEEPEIRDIGAIRKSGAIKGQIEFRGLSFRYPGQKEDALREIHLMIPAGRTIAMVGRVGSGKTTLFHLLARLYDVPPGTLFLDGKDIRDIPLKVLRGSIGFATQEAFVFSDTVRNNVLFGRKGVSDRELESALRTAQVLEEFQALEQGLDTLLGERGITLSGGQKQRLTIARAVLGDPPILILDDALSMVDTRTEERILSEILGKRKGKTTLLVSHRLSTIGRADRIVVFHQGRIIEEGDHETLLRRGEEYARLYERQQLARELEE